Genomic DNA from Epinephelus fuscoguttatus linkage group LG14, E.fuscoguttatus.final_Chr_v1:
TTATGTGTATTTAAAAACCCAGCAGAAGAAGATCTGAGAACTAGTGACGGATTATAAACAACAGAGACTCTGTAGCATGGGCTGGTCCCAAACCATTAAGAGCTATAAAACAACCTTAAACTCTATTCTTAGAGATACTGAGAGCAAGTGGAGGGTAGCTAAAGCTGGGGAAACATGCTGCCCCCTCTTGATTTGGTTAAATGACTATCAGTACAATTGGATACgttgatttttttcagttgtcTGTGTTGGAAGGCTGGTAAAAAGAGCATTCAGTATTCAAATCATGAATATGTTTTTCAGCATCTTTTTAGAAATGGTAGTACCTTGTGATGTTTCCTGAGTAATAAAAACCTTTTTTCCTCACCCTTTTCATTGTGAAATAAATGTAGATCTGAATCTTATCAATATAAACTTGTCCACTGTATCACTTGAACTTATAGTTTGAATAGTGATAAAAACACAGGGACATGAGAACTTGAAACTCTTTATTGACCCTTCAGTCTATGATTCATAAAGCTGCTCAGAGCAGAGTCGACTTAAAATTGCTTTATTGAGCCATGGTTATACCACCGAGTTAGTGTCTTCATGTGATACCTTTGTTGCCAAGTCGGCTGCCCTGGTTCTCCTAAATCTCTTTGGTACTAAGATGTCTTGGCATCAGTTTGTAGGTCAGTGGCAAAAGATAATCTCTGTGGTTCAGCGGCGGTTGTGTGTCACTCGTTGAAAATGTCAACAGGGACCTCATGAGAAAGTGAAGTCACGTGTGTTATATTCCTACTGATTTTAAACATGATTCATGATGTTGTCTAAAAGAGCCACACAAGGAACTTCAACTATTAGATTATAACTGAAATGCTAAGCGAGCCTGCTTCCTAGATTCTGTTGATTTTGTGCCATGAGATGGTTGGTGAACTGGGCAAGGAAGGACCTCTTTTAGTCGAGCCCTTACGCCCATTGAATGTGTCATGATGTTTTTCAATACAATCATAAAGTTAAACTGTGAAGTAAGTAACTTGATCCTAAAAGCATTTGGGCTTTTAGTGGAACACTAACTGCTTGTCTCATGGAAATATCATATACTGCTAAGAGAAAATGTGATTGACTGGAGTGTAGACTCTCCTATAGCACTCCATTAAAGGTTTGATAGTGCATGGAGGGAGAGCTACTGAAACCGCAAGAGCAAACCTATTAAACTTGTAATTCACATTTGAACGCCATATTTagagttgtttgtttgtttatctcaaCACTGTCCAACTTAAACctcattaaacaaacacagacttgcttctcttctctgttcctcttctttctttcagGCTCCAACCCTCTGACCCCTGACCTGCTCTCCCCTGACGACACAAGTATGAGCTTCTCCATGGCGCCTTTTGAAACAGCGCCCTACCAGCCGGCTGCCACGGCTGCCGCTTCCTTTgtcatcagtgatgtcacagaggaggaagaagaggaggaggaggaggaggaggaaggagaggaagacgTGGTCTCTGTGGTGTCAGAGCTTGTCCCTGACCCTCTGCCGCCTGTTTCCATGACGGCGTCAGCGACCTTTGACCTGGACAGACCCAGCATGGACTTCcgggaggcagaggaggataCAGTATCGCTATCAAAGTCCACCAGCTTTGCTGATGTTATGGACATCCTGAAGGACATGAACCGCATGAAGATGAGCAAAGACAGGTAAGAGATGTCAGCGGGCTGAACACTACAAAGCTCATTATGAGTTTGCTTATTTGTCTTTGACCTATAAAGTCATATTTGCTGAACAGACacaagagtggtatcaatcttctcatctacaTCTTGGCAAGAAACCAAATGAGCGAATCtaccaaaatgttgaactattccttgaAAGAAAATCCCAGTGAAGGAaagttaaaatgccaaaaatgtgtcatttccagattttcaaatgtgaggatttgatgCTTTACTTGGTCGTACATTAGAGTAAATTTAATGTTGGTTGTACAAATCAAGACATTTGATGAAGTGACTTTATGCTCTGGAATGCTGTAACAAAGTGGTTCCGTACTGGTCCAGCCGGGTCccgatttctcctcagtcattagttcaaggtctaCACATACTTGCGTTTAGCCAATGCTGttcagctagtttgctgtccctgtcaagtagctgtctgttagtcactcaagCTACAGCgagaaacagcacttcaaaataaaagctctatgCCAGAAATCCACTATACCtcaaaataaactgtgtttttttacaaacttgacatgtttgggAGTTACTTGCGGcccaattaatcaattaaacgAGAAAATATTCTACAGATGAATAGGTGATGAACATAACTGACAGCTGCAGCCCTCCCATACATTGTCTGTATTTTCTGGGTGTCCCTGCAGGTACAACAGAGGCTGCACATCCCTCAGAGAGGAGGACTCGGCCTCTCTGATCTCAGAAGCTCTGAGGAAAAAGTTTGTCCTGAAGGAGGAAGATACTGCCGCTGTGAAACGGAAGTAGCCCGATCATGTGTTTATCATCAATACCCGATCCTGCTGCTCCATGTAAGTCAGGACAGGATTGTAGGGagtgctttgttttttaaaatattttgtataaTGAGCTCTTGAAGGCATGTGGTAGGTTAACATTTGTATTCAGTGGCAGAAATGTTTTGGCTCACTCGTGGGTTCttagttgttgttgtgttttttttctctccctcattATTTTTAGGCCTTTGCCTGTGGAATATTTACCCATGGATCCACAACCTCTCTCCTCAGACCCAAGGCAATAGCTGTCTGCCAGAGCTAgaacaaagaaaacactttGTCCCCAGACACTCAGAACCAAATGTGAAGCTCGCAGTGCTGGTGCAGTGTCAGAGGGGACAGATAACTCTTGATAACAGTAATACTTTTTTAAGCACTGCATCGCATATTGCATCCAGTTTATTTCtctctgaaaacaaacaagcttttatgtttaaatttattttgaaaaaggacTCAACAGGCTGTTGTCTGGAAACTGTGTCTGCAAATTTATTTGATCATGTGGAGAGACTGATATCCAAGCAATTATAAGAACGTTCTTGGACTTAAATAGAggaatgtccctttaaaaagcctttaaagaGTCCTTTGTTCCTTTTGATTTTCCACACAAGAGatgcaaacaaacatttccTTTTTCAGTTGAAGTAAAAGCTCCTCTAACAtacttgaaaatattttatgtaCAAATGAAACGGATCTAGTGTACATGCAGAGATGTAATGTATCTTAtcacagcgtgtgtgtgtatgtgtgtgggaaaTATCATTTCAGATCTTTGCTGTTAATATTTGCATCACAGGTCTGAGTTTGCAAATGTGCACAGCATCAAGTAGAGTATCTCGCTTGCTCCACTGCACCTCCTATGCCTGTCCTCTTGTTTGTGATTAACATATAGATTGATAGTCACTGACTGAACCACAGGACACTGATTTTTGAAACCTAAACTGAAAAGAGCGAGAATATGCTGATGATATTTGAAGAGTgtggtgtaaaaaaaacaaagaaagcgTGTGAGTGAAATGTGTATGTTTCTGGTAAAGGCAACGACAGATACAAGCTTGTACAGGTCTTTAAGACGCACCTCTCCTCCCCTGTGTAGACTGTTTTACTTACTAGTTGAAACCACCTTTAATGAGGTTTCTGAATGACAGGACGTTAAAGAGGTGATCTCAATTTGGGCAGAGACAACTGAGCTATGTGTAAGAGTGCAGAGTTCTGACAAAGCTTTGGGTGAAATGCTTGTGTGAGTCACGATCACAGAAATAGAACGAGAGTAGAATGGACATTCCGATGCAGATTAACATAGCAGGATGGTCAGAGTGGCGGCCATTTTATGCATACTGCTGCCATTGCAACTGTTGTAGCTGGCTAATATCTGTGTAGACGAACCTGGTAACAAAGGTAAGGTTTTGCACGAGACTATATGAGCAGTAGAGTAGTAACGTTCTGTATTCAAATAAGAAGTGCACTACTTTTTAATTGTTAGCGTTACT
This window encodes:
- the mtfr1l gene encoding mitochondrial fission regulator 1-like isoform X1; the encoded protein is METDTEVIPIWQNKPHGSTRSVVRRIGSTLPLRPPQRACFQELPGLPSLRPMDGPMVPTLADIAWIVADEEETYARVRSDTRPLKHEWRPTPLLVLHRNSSVPNFRREGKRVEGLRKPGVTALNRTTALQDELSRLRAQIAKIVASDTGSNPLTPDLLSPDDTSMSFSMAPFETAPYQPAATAAASFVISDVTEEEEEEEEEEEEGEEDVVSVVSELVPDPLPPVSMTASATFDLDRPSMDFREAEEDTVSLSKSTSFADVMDILKDMNRMKMSKDRYNRGCTSLREEDSASLISEALRKKFVLKEEDTAAVKRK
- the mtfr1l gene encoding mitochondrial fission regulator 1-like isoform X2 — encoded protein: METDTNKPHGSTRSVVRRIGSTLPLRPPQRACFQELPGLPSLRPMDGPMVPTLADIAWIVADEEETYARVRSDTRPLKHEWRPTPLLVLHRNSSVPNFRREGKRVEGLRKPGVTALNRTTALQDELSRLRAQIAKIVASDTGSNPLTPDLLSPDDTSMSFSMAPFETAPYQPAATAAASFVISDVTEEEEEEEEEEEEGEEDVVSVVSELVPDPLPPVSMTASATFDLDRPSMDFREAEEDTVSLSKSTSFADVMDILKDMNRMKMSKDRYNRGCTSLREEDSASLISEALRKKFVLKEEDTAAVKRK